A genomic window from Vitis riparia cultivar Riparia Gloire de Montpellier isolate 1030 chromosome 18, EGFV_Vit.rip_1.0, whole genome shotgun sequence includes:
- the LOC117905947 gene encoding uncharacterized protein LOC117905947, whose product MALPASTVTVWSSRFRINLFRPCQLHGCSLSHAYNCQTLHSRSIKLRTMAQFSEQNKVKMQMSILRKRLWEAAPDSLKDFPWKKAEDTVLQQLLLLGQKALKWSFITLFILSSVSDVIFCISRNKELMIPFGLFVGCMMADFLKETSRELFPNSEKMGLKQPLLGIGCFFVFVKFMSTFLTSQGQAFLLHVANGGLMQILWLWKGLLEGRDGQSGQNFFSGQETSDITEANN is encoded by the exons ATTAACTTGTTTAGACCTTGTCAGCTCCATGGGTGCTCACTATCCCATGCCTACAATTGCCAAACCTTGCACTCACGTTCTATAAAACTACGAACTATGGCACAGTTCAGTGAACAAAATAAGGTCAAAATGCAAATGAGTATCCTTAGGAAAAGATTATGGGAGGCTGCTCCTGATTCACTTAAAGATTTCCCATGGAAGAAAGCAGAGGATACAGTGCTGCAGCAACTGCTTTTGCTTGGACAGAAAGCACTGAAATGGTCTTTTATTACATTATTCATTCTTAGCTCAGTATCAGATGTCATATTTTGCATCTCCAGAAACAAAGAATTGATGATTCCCTTTGGTTTGTTTGTTGGCTGTATGATGGCTGACTTCTTGAAAGAGACATCTCGAGAATTGTTTCCCAACTCAGAG AAAATGGGTTTGAAGCAGCCCCTTTTGGGCATTGGTTGCTTCTTTGTCTTTGTGAAGTTCATGTCCACATTTCTTACTTCACAAGGACAGGCATTTCTTTTGCATGTTGCCAATGGTGGATTGATGCAAATTTTGTGGCTGTGGAAAGGTTTACTGGAAGGAAGAGATGGACAAAGTGGACAGAATTTCTTTTCAGGCCAAGAGACTTCCGATATTACCGAAGCAAACAACTAG